The genomic stretch ttattttctcccatgatagaacgaattacatactggtgtagtggtacttcaaaccccagtatttcagcgaacacaaagttcggtagcaaatcacactcactgctgctttctttgaagttaaaacaatgcagaagaaggaggagaaactcagaaaatcgtattaAAATCTTGAGAGaatggacttgtatttatagccaatgttgggctgaaatctgaaaaggtgcaactcttcagaatgactgtttatgcaaaacgaccacaacataaatgtcataacataaataactatttactcaacaataaagagggaaaattaaAGATGGTAGTTAATTTTCTTTTATCAAAACAGAAAACgaaaaaatggaaacaaattttaatattaatattcttggatttaatattaatattttgttattaaaaTGGATATTTAATAagatttctgttaatatttactattaacaaacaaatttggtccaaaatattaatcaatcaattgactaaatccgaagccgaagccgagcaaGCGACGACGACGCgagacttgccttcttctcaattCTTTAAAAGCtaaaagaagagcaattgcttatatacccattaaaaacctcttcctcttccaatatgggacaatgtccttTTGCCAAAGGGGGAaaacttaaatttttttttaaaattccatttcccattcaccctttTTTAAGTATTAATATACTTAAAAACCCAACAACAAATTCATCCATCCATAATTGACCTGCCAATTCTAACACCCAACACGCCCAGACCTATCAACTGGAGTGAACAATATAATATGATGATGCAATTTGTTAGGATTTGTTCTAAATTTCTAATCTATATGGACTCTCTTTCTTAAAGGAATGGAAAAAGACTCCTAAAAGGATTAAATTTCCTTAATATGTCTTATCCTTTTCTTGGAGGACAATTTTGCACATCTATAAATTAAGGATCTCTACTTCTCACAAGTGAACAACAAAAATATCCACAATGTAGTCATTAAAGAGTTTTGTTTAGGGGGGAGATTTTTCTCTCGAtagttttcttcttttatatTAGTTTTACCATATGTAGATCAATTGATCAAACCATTATAAATTATTATGCTTAGTGTagtatatttttcttttgtcgtcTGATTTATCGTCCACAAAGCTTTGTATTGTTAGTTTCCGCATGCACCATGTTATTTCGATCCCAACAATATTAGGTAACCAATAATTGGATGGGTCGAGTTATGATACCATAATAAAAGATGAACATTGGACCAAACTCAATTCTAAACCTATCTCATTAGGTGAAGATTATTGAAGATCATATAAAGCAACCAAAACACCCATCCAGAAGGAATTCTGGCATAAACAATAgagtccaaaaattatttttggtcatATTAAGTAATAGGAATTTACCTACTTAATAGTAAAGTTACTAAGTTAATAACTAAACTTTCCTTCTGTCTATATTAAACTCTTGCGTATCATCGGTTCAATGAATTATTTGAGGTATTAAATTCTCATGGAATCAATATAACTAAGGCATATTCTTTTGTCTCAGTTTTAATCATAATAAAACTTCTCATTCCACTTATTAATCCTTCTTAAAATAATAGGCATTTAACAAAAGTATAAAATTCGAAATATTAAACTAAGATGGAAAATTATCGAAAAAGTTACGAGAATTTGGATTATTAATATAAGTAAAATCCACCGTCAAGTGGTTAGTTTAGAGCGTTTACGCTACATTGAACTTTGAATTTTTGTACTTAGATTgcgattcaaaaagaaaaagaaaaacaaaaagttgCTGATCTCGCACATGATATCTTTTGCTGAAATTAAGATGACAATTGTTTTTTatcttcttttatattttttacgAAAGCACAGCACATGCAAGAGAAAATGATAGTCAAACATAGAATGAAAATGATTTTATTAAGTTTTCATTATATTTTGGAGCCGTTAGGAGCGCTTATACTGTTAATAACAGCCTACAAAAGATTGGGTTTAATTTCGAGCATTCAAAATTAGAACATTAATAAGATAATTATACGTAAGGATATTATATAGAAAGTCATATATAGCAATTAGTATTATATTAAAGATTATCAATCAATGCTAGTATTAAACTGAATAATCTATAATTACCTTTTAACTAACCTAATTGCGTTAATATTTTTTATGCTATTAATGTACCAAACTTAAACTCTAAATAAATCTGTATACTAAGTAATAATTGGTAAGCTGACAAAAAAAATGATTTACTATTATTATAAGGTAAATTACACCTTTGAAATATCTTCTTAGTGCatataaattaaatcctaaaaagcTAAAACTTTAACTACTATTATACGATAaatcttgtttttcttctttatttctatcCAGGCTCGAAGACCCAATAATAGAAATGAATCATAGTAGTAAGCAGAAAGCGTAAAGAAGAATTTCCAAAATCCAAATGGAAGGCAAAGCAAGAAAATTAGTATCTCATACATAACacataaattattttcaaatttagagaGGGGATTcattttggaacggaccaaaaagaaaatagattcatataaactaaaatagaaaaaagtatatatatatatatatatatatatatatatatatatatatatatatatatacactcacATTATCCCGTCAACATAGACGGAGTTAGGTGGGCGGGAGATTTCATCAGAAAATCACATTATATATATAAAGTTAATTTTTTTATGTACATATATTAAATGTTGAATCTCATTCTTAACTTTTTTGCGTATTTTTTTACTTTAATGAAAATCCTGCTTCCACTGCTATCTGACAACTAATAAGCTAATTAGCTAGCTGGCTATTATTTataaatatgtatatatgtatgtgtacTTAAACAGTACTACTAGTGAAAAGTTCCTTTCTCTTCTCCTGCTTCTACTTCTGCTTTCTAATCTGTAATCTGCGACTCTATACTTTCATCAATAGAAAAACTCTGTCATTTCTGAGACCCTTTTTGCTGTTTTTGAGGTTCCTTTCGCCGCCTTTGTGATTCGGCCGCGCACCTGCAGAGGCTATATATATTAATTCCACTGCATTTAAGTTGGCTACGATATATTTTTGAATTGATTGTGGTTTCAGAGATTTTTGTTCAAGCAATTATTGCTGAGCTGCATTTATTTCCTTTACTACTACTCCTTTAGCTGTGATCTCTCTGTCTGTCAATTCTTGAAATGGAGCGTTTATCTTAGGAATTTTTTTAATCTCTCTTTACTCTGTTTTAGTAGTTGTTTTCTTCCTACTCTTTTCTCTGTTTCTCAGTGTAAAGTTCAGTAGCAGAGTTTTGCTAACTAAAACAAAGGAGGAGTATCTATTTGCTTCTTTTACAAGAGATCTGGTTCAACAAAGAGACATCTCAAAACAAGGTATTTTCAAGAAAGTTGGAAAATGGGCTTCTATTATTGtctttttttaatgatttttttttcttgaggTGGTTTTTTTGGATCTAGGGAATTCTTGGCTTTTTCATTTTCTTGGAAATAAGTTGTAATTTTTGGGGAGGTGCATGTGTTCTTTTTTTGTCTCATTTTCTGTCCTTTTTGTGTTGGCAGATCTGCTAGAAATTAGACAAGTCTTATTTTCAATCGAAGAGAATGTATTCTGAGAAGCAAGGAGAAAAAGCAATTGTCTCAAACTTTAATGAAACTGATCATGAAGATGGAGAAGTTGAGAAATCAGAAGAAGATCAGTCCATTTTCAGTGTCAAAAGTCTCCTTTGGCATGGTGGTTCTGTTTGGGATGCTTGGTTCAGTTGTGCTTCTAATCAAGTATGTAGTAAAACTTAACTaaacctctttttcttttatttttggaaatacTAAAGGGTTGCTCCGCAACGGTGCGATCTATATTTCACTTTTCGAGCTGTTAAAGCAGCCATTAATATTTGTATTAGAGTAAACTGTGTACATCACACCCCTTGAAGTGCAGCGTTCCGTGGATCCTGCTATGATGCTTTGTGCACCAGGCTgcctttatttttataaatatcaTCTTTATTCTTAAGtaaatatatttaacttatatctATTGATAgtatattaaaaaaaatcttaCACTATCACTACAATTTAAATTGTTATAAAAGATTTGTTCTCTTATTTTTCAGATTACTAAGTCGACTATTATCCATACTTACCTGTGACTGCTGTATAGAAGTTAAACTTTTTTTTATTCAACTTTTACAGGTAGCTCAAGTGTTGTTGACACTACCATATTCTTTTTCCCAACTTGGTATGGTATCAGGAATAGTGCTACAAGTGTTCTATGGTATTGTTGGGAGCTGGACTGCATACCTTATCAGTGTTCTTTACATAGAGTAcagaagtagaaaagaaaaagaaggcgTTAGCTTTAAAAATCATGTCATTCAGGTaggatattttatttttatttttctttttaagaaGGAATTCCTCTCTTCAtccatatatttcacttgtaataTTCCCCCtttttttaagaaaagaaaagaaattagtaCTTGTATTAGAATCTTATGAGTTGCAGATAGATTcatgtttatctgattttttaattttaaattggCAGTGGTTTGAAGTGCTAGATGGACTACTGGGTCCTTATTGGAAAGCAGTGGGACTTGCCTTCAACTGTACCttccttttgtttggatctgtcaTTCAACTTATTGCTTGCGCAAGGTATGGAGCTATGAACATGATCATAAATTCTTCATCTACCCCCCCCCCACCAAACCCATACCCCACAAAAAAGAAAGGaacaatatttaaaaatatatccaACCGGATAGCATAAGATTTTTATATTAGTAAAATGTCAGTCAGATGCACAAAGCATCCGACAATTATGTAGGGTTCGGGAAGAGTCGTCCCCTTAGGGATATGATGTAGACAACCTATTCTAATACAAACATTAGTGTCTGCTTTCACGGCTTGAACccatgacctataggtcacacgaaCATAATTTTACTGTTGTTCCAAGACTCCTCTTCAAAAGATTTTTATATTAGTACtcctattagtttattttaatttgtagTAGCAAGTTATCGGCCCTATCTTTCAGATTATTAATCCCACTAATAGGGATGGTTACTTGTGATTATAACTTTATAGTATAAGGTTTTTAACTCTCTATAGAAGTTAAATTGTTAATAACattatcttgattgataatttgatggattttttttttacttgaaACAGTAATATATATTATATCAATGACCATTTAGACAAGAGGACATGGACATACATATTTGGAGCTTGTTGTGCTACCACTGTTTTTATTCCTTCTTTCCATAACTACCGGATTTGGTCTTTCCTTGGCCTTGGGATGACCACTTACACAGCATGGTACTTAACTATTGCTGCTGTTCTTCATGGCCAGGTAAATAATACTATACTGTACTAAATTTCTAACATTTTTTAACAATATCCTTCATTAATTACTATACATTCAAATTTGGTTTTGTGCTTTCTATAAATGGAAATTCATTTATATCAATAGGTTGAAAATGTACAACACTCTGCTCCAGCAAAGCTTGTGCTGTATTTCACTGGTGCCACCAATATTCTTTACACCTTTGGTGGACACGCTGTTACTGTGTAAGCGCTCTCACATCCAACCCATTATTTTTTGGATTTGTAAATGAATTTTTATATTATGAGTTCAATTTAATCTGTCCATCAAATCTGCTGTAGAAAGTTACTTACATTGTTTTGGGTCATTACTTATCTGGCAACGGACAATTACATTTAATTACCTTTAAGTGACATGATAGTGTTAAAAAAAATTTACACCGTAATTACTAAAAAGATACAAAAAAATAATTATGAGTAGATACAATCTgatcatctaaaagataattaGATGCATAACTATTCATAAATGTAATTACTAGTCTAAAAAAATAAGATAGGTAACATGAAACAAATTAAATACTGATAACGCAAAAAGTTCTTAACACTGCCAAATATTATGAGTTATTAAATTCATATGGGACAACTTAGACTTGTAGAGTTGTAGTGTAGAATCCAATGCCAATATTCTCCAATGTACTTATCTATACTTTAAATAATTAGAGCATATCATTACATACCATAATCCTGTATTTATGACTTCTCGCACCCAACATAGCCATTTATATTCCTTACATGGTTAACTAATCTAttttttttccttcctttttgGTGATATTTAGGGAAATTATGCATGCAATGTGGAAACCCCAGAAGTTCAAATACATTTATTTAATAGCCACACTCTACGTTTTCACCCTAACCATTCCATCAGCTTCAGCTGTCTACTGGGCATTTGGTGATCAGCTTTTAAACCACAGTAACGCATTTTCACTTCTGCCCAAAGACGGATGGCGCGACGCAGCTGTTATTTTAATGCTAATTCACCAGTTTATCACATTTGGATTTGCATGTACACCATTGTACTTTGTGTGGGAGAAGGTGATAGGAATGCATGACACAAAGAGTATATGCTTAAGGGCATTGGTTAGGTTGCCTGTGGTGATACCTATATGGTTCTTGGCTATTATTTTCCCATTTTTTGGCCCTATTAACTCTGCAGTTGGGGCTCTTTTGGTTAGTTTCACAGTCTACATCATTCCAGCTCTTGCCCATATGCTCACTTATAGAACAGCTTCTGCTCGACAGGTAATGCATTTATTTCTATACCTTCCAAAATTTTACTCTTTATACTTTGTGTATGTATTCATAATGCTCTTTAGGTCGGAAATTAGTAACCTGAAAAAATGTGGCATATAACCTACTATAACAAGTTAAAATTTATTGACATTCGTAAATATTCTttgtctccgtgtgacctatCCACTGTTCTTTGAGCCGATggtctatcgaaaacaacctctctatcacTATAAGGTAGGAGTGAGGGTTTGCACACAAACTACCTTTTCTAGATCCCATctatgggattacactgggtttgctATTGTTGTCGTTGTCTCCGTATGACCTATAGATCACGGGGGAGCCAtggaagcagccactaatgcttgcattagggtaggttgTCCACATCACACCCCTACGAGTACGACCTTTTACTGCATCCTGCGTTAATGCgagatgctttgtgcaccggCTTGCCTTTTGTATCAgtgtaaataattttaaaattctttttaaataatgttgaaagAAGGGTGGGAAATGATTTATAAGAGAGACAGAATGGAAACAAAGGTACTTAAAGGCATTAAAGTCTTGGATTTGGAAATATTTATGTAGGGAAGGAGATATAGGTGGGAAGTCATTTTCATTTAGTTACATGCCTAGAGTCTCACTGTTGTATTATGTTTATGTTTGAGATATGATCTGGCTAGTTGTTGACTACCCCTTATGTTTCTTTAATTTAACCTATTTTACAATATTCCTCAATGAATTAGAATTTATTTTCTTGCTGCTTGAAATTAACTTGACTCATTTGTCAACCTTAGTCTATACTCCAAAGTTGTGCCATACTTTGTGTTAATCAAAGTTGGACACCCTTCGTATTT from Nicotiana sylvestris chromosome 12, ASM39365v2, whole genome shotgun sequence encodes the following:
- the LOC104235533 gene encoding auxin transporter-like protein 4 — translated: MYSEKQGEKAIVSNFNETDHEDGEVEKSEEDQSIFSVKSLLWHGGSVWDAWFSCASNQVAQVLLTLPYSFSQLGMVSGIVLQVFYGIVGSWTAYLISVLYIEYRSRKEKEGVSFKNHVIQWFEVLDGLLGPYWKAVGLAFNCTFLLFGSVIQLIACASNIYYINDHLDKRTWTYIFGACCATTVFIPSFHNYRIWSFLGLGMTTYTAWYLTIAAVLHGQVENVQHSAPAKLVLYFTGATNILYTFGGHAVTVEIMHAMWKPQKFKYIYLIATLYVFTLTIPSASAVYWAFGDQLLNHSNAFSLLPKDGWRDAAVILMLIHQFITFGFACTPLYFVWEKVIGMHDTKSICLRALVRLPVVIPIWFLAIIFPFFGPINSAVGALLVSFTVYIIPALAHMLTYRTASARQNAAEKPPSFMPSWTVMYVINIFIVGWCLVVGFGFGGWASMTNFIKQVDTFGLFAKCYQCKPAVPPASLPPRPAPNATVHH